A genomic window from Canis aureus isolate CA01 chromosome 2, VMU_Caureus_v.1.0, whole genome shotgun sequence includes:
- the LOC144290306 gene encoding olfactory receptor 6C4-like: MLAMKNQTLLTEFILLGLTEIPEIQFVVFLFLFLTYIFSIIGNLTIITLTLLDSHLQTPMYFFLRNFSFLEISFTTTFTPRLLFSITTGNKSISFAGCFTQYFFAIFFGATEFYLLAAMSYDRYVAICKPLHYMTIMSNRVCIQLVFFSWLAGFLIIISPIILTSQLDFCASNILNHYYCDYGPLLEISCSDTRLLELVDFILAAVTLVVTLVLVILSYTSIIWTILKIPSAQQRKKAFSTCFSHMIVIALSYGSCIFMYIKPSAKEGVAFNKGVAVLNTSVAPLLNPFIYTLRNKQVKQAFKDVIKKVMSIW, from the coding sequence ATGTTAGCAATGAAAAACCAAACCCTTCTGACAGAATTCATTCTCCTGGGACTAACAGAAATCCCAGAGATCCAATTTGTAgtctttctatttctcttcctcACCTACATATTCAGCATCATTGGAAACCTCACAATCATCACACTTACACTACTGGACTCACACCTCCAGACTCCCATGTATTTCTTCCTCCGGAATTTCTCCTTCCTAGAAATTTCCTTTACAACCACCTTTACTCCTAGGCTGCTGTTCAGCATCACAACTGGCAACAAGAGCATTAGCTTTGCTGGCTGCTTCACTCAGTATTTCTTTGCCATCTTCTTTGGAGCCACAGAGTTTTACCTTCTGGCTGCCAtgtcctatgaccgctatgtggctaTATGCAAACCCCTGCATTACATGACCATTATGAGCAACAGAGTCTGCATTCAGCTGGTTTTCTTCTCTTGGTTGGCTGGATTTCTAATCATCATATCCCCAATCATCCTGACCAGTCAGCTGGATTTCTGTGCCTCCAACATACTGAATCATTATTATTGTGACTACGGACCCCTGCTAGAAATATCTTGCTCAGACACAAGACTCTTAGAGCTGGTTGACTTTATCTTAGCAGCTGTGACGTTGGTGGTCACCCTGGTGCTGGTGATTCTCTCCTACACAAGCATCATCTGGACCATCCTCAAGATCCCATCtgctcagcaaaggaaaaaggccTTTTCCACATGTTTTTCCCACATGATTGTCATTGCCCTTTCTTATGGCAGCTGCATCTTCATGTATATAAAACCCTCAGCCAAAGAAGGAGTTGCCTTCAATAAGGGGGTAGCTGTGCTCAATACCTCAGTTGCCCCTTTATTGAACCCATTCATTTACACTTTAaggaataaacaagtaaaacagGCCTTCAAGGATGTCATCAAAAAGGTTATGAGCATTTGGTGA